Proteins encoded in a region of the Mycobacterium branderi genome:
- a CDS encoding PhzF family phenazine biosynthesis protein, protein MSIDVTVLRVFTDSAGNFGNPLGVIDASTVDVRDRQRLSRQLGYSETIFVDLPAPGSTTAHARIYTPMTELAFAGHPAVGVSWWLRQRGTPIRTLQLPAGIVQVSYGDDVTAINARSEWAPELAIHDLESLDELAAADPADFPDDIGHYLWTWTDREAGSLRARMFAPGLGVPEDEATGSAAVRITDYLSRDLTIVQGKGSVIQTTWNPEGWVRVAGRVVDDGVTRFV, encoded by the coding sequence CATCGACGCCAGCACTGTGGATGTCCGGGACCGGCAGCGCCTGTCACGCCAATTGGGCTACAGCGAAACGATATTCGTCGATCTGCCCGCGCCCGGGTCGACGACGGCGCATGCCCGCATCTACACACCGATGACCGAGCTGGCGTTCGCCGGGCACCCGGCCGTCGGAGTGTCGTGGTGGCTGCGCCAGCGGGGCACGCCGATCCGCACTCTGCAGCTGCCCGCCGGCATCGTGCAGGTCAGCTACGGCGACGATGTCACCGCCATCAACGCCCGCTCTGAGTGGGCGCCCGAGCTGGCGATCCATGACCTCGAATCGCTCGACGAGCTTGCTGCGGCCGACCCCGCCGACTTTCCCGACGACATCGGCCACTATTTATGGACCTGGACCGACCGGGAAGCGGGATCGTTGCGTGCCCGGATGTTCGCGCCGGGCCTGGGCGTCCCCGAGGACGAAGCCACCGGGTCGGCGGCGGTGCGCATCACCGACTACCTCAGCCGCGACCTGACCATCGTGCAGGGCAAGGGGTCGGTGATCCAGACCACCTGGAACCCCGAGGGATGGGTTCGCGTTGCCGGCCGGGTCGTCGACGACGGCGTGACCCGGTTCGTCTAG